One Bdellovibrio bacteriovorus str. Tiberius DNA segment encodes these proteins:
- a CDS encoding phosphatase domain-containing protein produces the protein MKTWIAFILLFVGLSAQARTLLVSDVDDTIKLAHIKDLSEAARYAFDSRSRFAGMSELYHLIAKDQPDLEIVYLSRAPDWFMGRTHRKFLENGNFPDGEYINRTNYDSDVHKIYTLREVMAKVRPDKVIFVGDNGEQDPEIYKQISEEFAGRGVEFHQFIRVVYPKTSILLVLPEMMLEGQTGFVTPVEVALDLEKAGILKSSSVQNLIKTVLPKILDEPSYTAEGEVAFPYFVNCRDMVWKWDAAIPRFDGVKSVKDRIVNRCKLRP, from the coding sequence ATGAAAACATGGATTGCTTTTATTTTGCTGTTTGTGGGCTTGTCAGCCCAGGCGCGCACTCTTTTGGTCAGCGATGTCGATGACACGATCAAGCTGGCCCACATCAAAGATTTGTCTGAGGCCGCCCGATACGCTTTTGACTCCAGAAGCCGTTTTGCCGGGATGAGCGAATTGTATCACCTGATCGCCAAAGATCAGCCAGATCTTGAGATCGTCTATCTTTCCCGTGCTCCGGACTGGTTTATGGGGCGCACCCACAGAAAGTTCCTGGAAAACGGAAACTTCCCGGATGGCGAATATATCAACCGCACCAATTATGATTCTGACGTTCACAAAATCTACACCTTAAGAGAAGTCATGGCGAAAGTCCGTCCGGATAAAGTCATCTTTGTTGGCGACAACGGCGAGCAGGATCCAGAGATCTACAAACAGATTTCCGAAGAATTCGCCGGTCGTGGTGTTGAGTTTCATCAGTTCATCCGCGTGGTTTATCCCAAGACCAGCATTTTACTGGTCTTGCCGGAAATGATGCTGGAAGGGCAGACAGGATTTGTGACTCCGGTGGAGGTGGCACTGGATCTGGAAAAAGCCGGCATTCTGAAGTCTTCTTCCGTGCAAAACCTGATCAAGACCGTGTTGCCGAAAATTCTGGATGAGCCCAGTTACACCGCCGAAGGCGAAGTGGCCTTCCCGTATTTTGTGAACTGCCGTGATATGGTGTGGAAGTGGGATGCGGCCATCCCGCGCTTTGACGGAGTGAAAAGCGTCAAAGACCGTATCGTGAACCGTTGCAAGCTTCGCCCTTAG
- a CDS encoding SufE family protein, with protein MTIQEKQNKVIQDFSALAQWEDRYKKIIDMGKALPEMPESLKTEQNVVKGCQSQVWLSASLNDQGQVHLQGDSDALIVKGLVGLLLNVYSGSTPAEILATPPEFLKALGFEGNLSPSRANGLHSMLKQIKLYATAFDYLLKTKK; from the coding sequence ATGACTATTCAAGAAAAACAAAACAAGGTTATCCAGGACTTCTCCGCACTTGCGCAGTGGGAAGACCGCTATAAGAAAATCATCGACATGGGTAAGGCTTTGCCGGAAATGCCCGAGTCTTTGAAGACCGAGCAGAACGTGGTGAAGGGTTGCCAGTCTCAAGTCTGGTTGTCGGCTTCGTTGAATGATCAAGGGCAGGTTCACCTTCAGGGTGACAGTGATGCTTTGATTGTGAAGGGCTTGGTTGGTTTGCTGTTGAATGTTTATTCCGGATCAACTCCGGCAGAGATTTTGGCGACTCCGCCAGAGTTTTTAAAAGCTTTGGGGTTTGAAGGAAACTTGTCGCCGAGTCGTGCAAATGGTCTTCACTCGATGCTGAAGCAGATTAAGCTTTATGCGACGGCATTCGATTATTTGTTAAAAACTAAAAAGTAG